One window of the Natronomonas marina genome contains the following:
- a CDS encoding CPBP family intramembrane glutamic endopeptidase, which yields MTRWAAFAGITLAVLSLLLVLARASQSLVGPHHGERRRLDRLDDGADHLDATTATAPDHDSPAAATLESSPPAPTTAALLANVAVSHGLFAVLLVGGIWLTGVPASALGVTDAPASTGLLAVAVGLGVGVAISLANAVAAGLADALGTDPSRELRELLAPESAGGWVVLLGVVLPVIAGFEELLFRAALVGGFAAGFDVSPWPLAVLSSVAFAAGHGAQGRLGVLVTGLLGLALAVAFVVTNSLLVVVVAHYVVNAAEFVAVEGLDWRPFGR from the coding sequence GTGACCCGGTGGGCCGCCTTCGCCGGCATCACCCTCGCCGTGCTGTCGTTGCTTCTCGTTCTCGCCCGCGCCTCACAGTCGCTCGTCGGTCCCCACCACGGGGAGCGCCGGCGACTGGACCGCCTCGACGACGGCGCCGATCACCTCGACGCCACGACGGCGACCGCGCCGGACCACGACTCGCCGGCGGCGGCCACGCTGGAGTCGTCGCCGCCGGCACCGACGACGGCGGCGTTGCTCGCCAACGTCGCCGTCTCCCACGGACTCTTCGCCGTACTCCTGGTCGGCGGCATCTGGCTGACCGGGGTCCCGGCGTCGGCGCTCGGCGTCACGGACGCCCCGGCGAGCACCGGCCTGCTCGCGGTCGCCGTCGGCCTCGGCGTCGGGGTCGCCATCTCGCTCGCCAACGCCGTCGCCGCGGGGCTGGCCGACGCCCTCGGGACCGACCCGAGCCGCGAACTCCGGGAACTGCTCGCGCCCGAGTCGGCCGGCGGCTGGGTCGTCCTGCTGGGCGTCGTGTTGCCCGTCATCGCCGGCTTCGAGGAACTGCTCTTCCGGGCGGCGCTCGTCGGCGGGTTCGCCGCCGGCTTCGACGTCTCGCCGTGGCCGCTGGCGGTCCTGTCGTCGGTCGCCTTCGCGGCCGGCCACGGCGCACAGGGACGGCTGGGCGTCCTCGTCACCGGCCTGCTGGGGCTGGCGCTGGCCGTCGCGTTCGTCGTCACGAACAGCCTGCTCGTCGTCGTCGTCGCCCACTACGTCGTCAACGCCGCCGAGTTCGTCGCCGTCGAGGGGCTGGACTGGCGGCCCTTCGGGAGGTGA
- a CDS encoding response regulator yields MTRNDEGGSLEDIPGVGGEVVDGGAAAGAGDVDDVTILFVDDERQLLSVLASNLEEDVEDLEIVTASNATEAIDRLEQLDVDCVVSDYKMPGTDGLDLLERCRDIDPNMPFILFTSKGSEEIASKAINADVTDYLQKDLSGEQLALLSNRIENAVTERRAREAVEDALQHLQRIHDRVSDAYLGLDDSFHITYLDEDAAVLLQDGREQLLGERLWDVLPGAVDSPLQTEFERALTADTSVELETYYEPFEAWFDVRAFPADGGLSVYFRDVTERKRLEEAVEARESDLEDVVDALEEMGEHSEMLLELAEEVGEAYDGDDEADEELVAGVRKLLGGIGSLQSMAAPHDDGA; encoded by the coding sequence ATGACACGGAACGACGAGGGTGGGTCCCTGGAGGACATCCCGGGGGTCGGTGGGGAGGTCGTCGACGGCGGCGCGGCGGCCGGCGCCGGTGACGTCGACGACGTCACGATACTCTTCGTCGACGACGAGCGACAGCTCCTGTCGGTGCTGGCCTCGAACCTCGAGGAGGACGTCGAGGACCTGGAGATCGTCACGGCCAGCAACGCGACCGAGGCGATAGACCGCCTCGAACAGCTCGACGTCGACTGCGTCGTCAGCGACTACAAGATGCCCGGCACCGACGGGCTCGACCTCCTCGAGCGGTGCCGCGACATCGACCCCAACATGCCCTTCATCCTCTTCACCTCGAAGGGCTCCGAGGAGATAGCGAGCAAGGCGATAAACGCAGACGTCACCGACTACCTCCAGAAGGACCTCAGCGGCGAACAGCTGGCGCTGCTGTCGAACCGCATCGAGAACGCGGTCACAGAGCGGCGGGCCCGCGAGGCCGTCGAGGACGCCCTCCAGCACCTCCAGCGCATCCACGACCGGGTCTCGGACGCCTACCTCGGCCTCGACGACTCCTTCCACATCACCTACCTCGACGAGGACGCCGCGGTGCTGCTGCAGGACGGCCGCGAGCAACTGCTCGGCGAGCGGCTCTGGGACGTCCTCCCGGGGGCGGTCGACTCCCCGCTGCAGACCGAGTTCGAGCGGGCGCTGACCGCCGACACCAGCGTCGAGTTGGAGACCTACTACGAGCCGTTCGAGGCGTGGTTCGACGTCCGGGCGTTCCCCGCCGACGGCGGCCTCTCGGTGTACTTCCGGGACGTCACCGAGCGGAAACGGCTCGAAGAGGCCGTCGAGGCCCGCGAAAGCGACCTCGAGGACGTCGTCGACGCCCTAGAGGAGATGGGCGAACACTCCGAGATGCTGCTGGAGCTGGCCGAGGAGGTCGGCGAGGCGTACGACGGCGACGACGAGGCCGACGAGGAACTCGTCGCCGGCGTGCGGAAACTGCTCGGCGGCATCGGCTCGCTGCAGTCGATGGCCGCCCCGCACGACGACGGGGCGTAG